In Parasegetibacter sp. NRK P23, a single genomic region encodes these proteins:
- a CDS encoding PKD-like family lipoprotein, with translation MKHRIHINIFFMAALWCTLAGCYKDDSTEAVLRINELKLSDTAAAGRIVILFGDTLKLKPTLSQSTGADMSKFKFVWKAYDNSATQSGVVPFDTLGFSLQLKAPIKPPFILGNSYRVTLTATDTVAGTSAFLSYNITVNNIYGQGWLVLEDKGGLGDLSFIFPNQTVEHGVYTKVNTTPLVKPRKLELTSFGLTDDISTAGNRMYILAESGSQEYNYVTMVKKFDLSTVFFTPPSVMNPQRVTWIGEGSPGSLYATLGVAINNGLVHSNLVGGFPGVKKWGAATVTPGQSGNLNYNLAPYIVGGTTYTAVVYDNRGKRFWSVGGTSLVAFPSTASTEFDMNNVGMEMLFMDSASVVRNYNAVMKGGDGLPYLLRFTTTANPATLGKVQMNAPGILSMKAATSATLTPHIYYSGDNVIRKYETTSNTTTVAYTLPAMEQVTFMKYQKSIPGGTGSRVLVGTWDGTQGRLYYFPTTLTGDLEAYSHVFTGFGKIIDAAYKVPQ, from the coding sequence ATGAAACATCGGATTCATATAAATATATTCTTTATGGCCGCCTTATGGTGCACACTGGCCGGCTGTTACAAAGATGATTCAACCGAGGCGGTACTCAGGATCAATGAACTTAAATTATCGGATACCGCAGCCGCAGGCAGAATTGTTATTCTGTTTGGAGATACACTGAAACTTAAGCCTACGCTCTCACAATCCACTGGTGCGGATATGTCTAAATTTAAGTTTGTGTGGAAGGCGTATGATAATTCGGCCACCCAGTCTGGAGTGGTGCCTTTCGATACATTAGGTTTTTCCCTTCAGTTAAAAGCGCCCATCAAACCACCCTTCATATTGGGGAACAGTTATCGTGTAACGCTTACGGCGACAGATACTGTAGCGGGAACTTCAGCCTTCCTTTCTTATAACATTACCGTTAACAACATATACGGGCAAGGATGGCTGGTGCTGGAAGATAAGGGCGGTTTGGGCGACCTTTCTTTCATTTTCCCTAATCAGACGGTGGAACATGGCGTATATACAAAAGTAAATACCACCCCGCTGGTTAAACCCCGTAAACTGGAACTTACCAGCTTCGGCCTTACGGATGATATTTCAACCGCCGGAAACAGGATGTATATCTTAGCGGAAAGTGGCAGTCAGGAGTACAACTATGTGACAATGGTGAAGAAGTTTGACCTCAGTACGGTTTTCTTTACACCCCCTTCTGTCATGAATCCGCAACGTGTTACCTGGATAGGGGAAGGGAGTCCCGGTTCCCTGTACGCCACTCTTGGGGTGGCCATCAACAACGGGCTTGTGCATTCCAACCTGGTGGGTGGTTTTCCCGGCGTGAAGAAATGGGGCGCCGCTACGGTTACGCCCGGACAAAGCGGCAACCTTAATTATAATCTTGCTCCATATATAGTGGGAGGAACAACTTACACGGCGGTGGTGTATGATAATAGGGGGAAACGCTTTTGGAGTGTGGGTGGTACCAGTCTTGTGGCCTTCCCTTCTACCGCAAGTACTGAATTTGATATGAATAACGTGGGCATGGAAATGCTCTTTATGGATTCAGCGAGTGTGGTGCGCAATTACAACGCGGTGATGAAAGGTGGCGACGGGTTACCTTATCTGCTCCGTTTTACCACTACGGCAAACCCTGCAACGCTGGGTAAGGTTCAGATGAACGCGCCCGGTATTCTTTCAATGAAAGCGGCAACCAGCGCTACGCTTACGCCCCATATCTATTACAGTGGCGATAACGTGATCCGGAAGTACGAGACCACATCTAACACCACTACAGTGGCATATACTTTGCCCGCTATGGAGCAGGTTACTTTCATGAAATACCAGAAATCAATTCCCGGTGGTACAGGTTCAAGGGTATTAGTAGGCACCTGGGATGGAACACAGGGTAGGTTATATTATTTCCCCACCACGCTTACCGGAGACCTTGAAGCATACTCCCATGTTTTTACGGGGTTCGGAAAAATAATAGATGCGGCTTATAAAGTACCGCAATAA
- a CDS encoding DUF4843 domain-containing protein, whose protein sequence is MKQLIKICFLLAVVVLAISCSKDERLMYEEDPRVYFYKSVRGSQSDADSIDFSFSALPDAEMTDTVYLWMRIMGSAVPKERVINIVADSGRAVAGYHYKLGPLVMPANAYETRIPVYLYRRPGLKDSIVSVMFSVQESADFKPGFPDNPGLSYRYDRLHYKVSITDRLVKPTNWESVWLGLFGAYSEVKFRFLIQATGKTSWNSYPLPQDQRFLVQTAKLALLEYEALNGYLYDENNNIVFFP, encoded by the coding sequence ATGAAACAGTTAATTAAAATATGCTTTCTCCTGGCGGTTGTTGTGCTGGCCATATCCTGCTCCAAGGACGAAAGGCTGATGTATGAGGAGGATCCGCGCGTGTATTTCTATAAAAGTGTACGCGGTTCTCAAAGCGATGCCGATAGTATTGATTTTAGTTTCAGCGCTTTGCCGGATGCGGAAATGACGGACACTGTGTACCTCTGGATGAGAATTATGGGCTCCGCCGTACCGAAAGAACGGGTCATCAACATTGTAGCGGATAGCGGAAGGGCCGTGGCAGGATACCATTATAAACTGGGGCCGCTGGTAATGCCCGCGAATGCTTATGAAACAAGGATTCCGGTTTATTTGTACAGGAGACCCGGCTTGAAGGATAGCATTGTATCGGTGATGTTCTCCGTGCAGGAGTCCGCTGATTTTAAACCTGGTTTTCCCGATAACCCGGGATTGTCTTACAGGTACGACCGGTTACATTATAAAGTAAGCATTACCGATAGGCTGGTGAAACCTACCAACTGGGAGTCAGTATGGCTGGGGCTTTTTGGCGCGTATTCCGAGGTGAAGTTCAGGTTCCTGATCCAGGCTACCGGCAAAACAAGCTGGAACAGTTACCCCTTGCCGCAAGACCAGCGTTTTCTGGTGCAAACCGCTAAACTCGCGTTGTTGGAATACGAGGCGCTCAATGGCTATTTGTACGATGAGAACAATAATATCGTGTTCTTCCCTTAA